In one window of Candidatus Binatia bacterium DNA:
- a CDS encoding alpha-glucosidase encodes MTTRIPQRRRSSATSSPPTRPKLYPLLALLPFLIGAPACGREGRLTASGAEFPPAPIALGRWSIRWAGSTWNDAALTITQPSRNQTLWHTLPGRPFVTAAKATGRVREQRSLFTLDQAVHELCLDQAIQAIRATAQEYQILGVLHCPGNSVGYSFTLTVRDDNVLAIEARIQNPAYNRVRLSFASEPDERIFGFGEQFTYFDFKGHRVPIVVSEQGIGRGAQPVTAVLDLIAGAGGSWHTTYAPVPHYITSKLRSLALNNTEYATFDLRNPERVDVEVWSSSLRGHLYAGATPLELIAAHTSVAGRMRALPSWVLKGAIVGMQGGTTAVRQVWEQLKERHTPVAAFWLQDWVGQRTTAFGKQLWWNWELDRDRYPEWEALVADLSGDGIRMLTYLNPFLVDVAEKPNHRQNLFREAAHAGFLVRQRDGQPYLIKNTTFSAGLLDWTQPAAREWFIDVVQQNLVAIGISGWMADFGEGLPFDAQLANGDASALHNQYPVLWAEVNLDALDRSALGNEGLFFMRSGFTQSPRFATLFWLGDQMVTWDSHDGIKSAVTGLLSSGLSGFAFNHGDIGGYTTIDRPLLRYRRSRELLLRWLELAAFQVVFRTHEGNLPEANHQFYSDPNTLDWFAYFARLFASWQQYRERLVREAAERGSPVVRHLFLHYPEDPRVRKITFQEFLVGPDLLVAPVLDPGQEEVPVYLPAGSWIHLWSGVTHVGPKDLVVPAPIGQPAVFFREGSPVGTELQAFVRNDRAPHTSGPR; translated from the coding sequence ATGACAACGAGAATTCCCCAAAGGCGGCGCAGCTCTGCGACCTCCTCTCCCCCCACTCGCCCGAAGCTTTACCCACTCCTTGCACTGCTACCCTTCCTCATCGGCGCCCCTGCGTGCGGGCGCGAGGGGCGCCTTACGGCTTCTGGCGCGGAGTTCCCGCCCGCTCCGATTGCGCTCGGCCGCTGGTCCATCCGCTGGGCCGGCTCAACTTGGAACGACGCGGCGCTCACCATCACGCAGCCCAGCCGCAATCAAACTCTCTGGCACACCTTGCCTGGTCGCCCATTTGTAACCGCCGCCAAGGCAACGGGACGCGTACGCGAGCAGCGCAGTTTGTTCACCCTCGATCAGGCGGTACACGAGTTATGCCTAGACCAGGCGATTCAAGCTATCCGAGCCACTGCGCAAGAGTATCAAATCCTTGGGGTGCTACACTGCCCGGGCAATTCCGTCGGCTACTCCTTCACGTTGACCGTGCGCGACGACAACGTCCTCGCCATTGAGGCGCGCATCCAAAATCCCGCTTACAACCGCGTGCGCTTGTCCTTCGCCTCCGAACCCGACGAGCGGATCTTTGGGTTTGGCGAACAATTCACCTACTTCGACTTCAAGGGCCACCGCGTTCCGATCGTTGTCAGCGAGCAAGGGATCGGCCGCGGAGCGCAACCCGTAACGGCGGTGCTCGACCTCATCGCCGGCGCCGGGGGGAGCTGGCACACTACCTATGCACCTGTTCCGCATTACATCACCTCGAAACTCCGCTCTCTCGCACTGAACAATACCGAGTATGCCACCTTCGACTTGCGCAACCCCGAGCGAGTCGATGTGGAAGTTTGGTCCAGCAGTCTCCGCGGGCACCTCTACGCGGGCGCCACACCTCTAGAACTTATCGCTGCGCACACTTCGGTTGCCGGTCGGATGCGCGCGCTCCCCTCCTGGGTACTCAAAGGGGCCATCGTCGGCATGCAAGGCGGAACCACAGCCGTGCGCCAGGTGTGGGAACAGCTCAAAGAGCGCCATACACCCGTGGCTGCATTTTGGTTACAGGACTGGGTGGGCCAGCGCACCACTGCTTTCGGAAAGCAGCTTTGGTGGAACTGGGAACTCGATCGCGACCGTTATCCGGAGTGGGAGGCGCTCGTTGCCGACCTCAGCGGAGACGGCATCCGTATGCTCACCTACCTGAACCCCTTCCTCGTCGATGTGGCAGAGAAGCCCAACCACCGGCAGAACTTGTTTCGCGAAGCTGCCCACGCCGGTTTCCTCGTTCGCCAGCGCGATGGCCAGCCGTACCTGATCAAGAACACTACGTTTTCTGCCGGACTTTTAGATTGGACCCAGCCCGCGGCCCGCGAGTGGTTCATCGACGTCGTTCAACAGAATCTCGTCGCCATCGGCATTTCTGGTTGGATGGCCGACTTTGGCGAGGGACTCCCCTTCGATGCCCAGCTCGCAAACGGTGATGCATCCGCCCTGCACAATCAGTACCCGGTGCTTTGGGCGGAGGTGAACCTCGATGCTCTCGACCGCAGCGCTCTCGGCAACGAAGGCCTGTTTTTCATGCGCTCAGGTTTTACCCAAAGCCCGCGCTTCGCCACCCTGTTTTGGCTCGGAGATCAAATGGTAACGTGGGATTCCCACGACGGCATCAAGAGTGCCGTCACGGGTCTACTTTCCTCTGGTCTTTCCGGCTTCGCCTTCAATCACGGGGACATCGGGGGGTACACAACCATCGACCGCCCACTGCTCCGCTACCGCCGCAGCCGCGAGTTACTCTTGCGCTGGCTGGAACTCGCCGCCTTTCAAGTGGTGTTCCGTACGCACGAGGGCAATTTGCCGGAGGCCAACCATCAGTTTTACTCCGACCCCAACACGCTAGATTGGTTCGCTTACTTTGCTCGCCTGTTTGCAAGCTGGCAGCAATATCGAGAACGCCTCGTTCGCGAGGCAGCGGAACGCGGGTCACCCGTAGTTCGTCACCTGTTCCTGCACTATCCCGAAGACCCGCGCGTGAGGAAGATCACCTTCCAGGAATTTCTCGTGGGGCCAGACTTGCTCGTTGCTCCCGTTCTCGATCCTGGCCAAGAGGAAGTTCCCGTCTACCTACCCGCGGGTTCGTGGATCCACCTTTGGTCGGGCGTCACACATGTGGGTCCGAAAGATCTCGTCGTTCCCGCTCCCATCGGTCAACCCGCGGTGTTCTTCCGCGAGGGTTCGCCCGTGGGCACGGAGTTGCAAGCCTTCGTGCGGAACGACCGTGCGCCCCACACCTCCGGGCCACGGTGA
- a CDS encoding AMP-binding protein — MAEPLMFDAPTFTVSAHIEARARHPVTRDKVLLMHRDRRWTYRQFRNESVRTAHFLLQRLGKIDSDHPGHVAMLLENHLELLSLYGGCAYGGLLLFGVNTGLRGEVLAGVLNHARARVLVVDEKFLPEVERIQNQLRYLGSENILVLRTQGGEVPATRDYVACLDREVGPSERELDPPDVAVSPDTNLMVIYTSGTTGLPKGILNNHMKLCAVGFGVSSNLGLTYEDVGYGCMPLFHSNSMFVGFMPAFWVGGSMGLRERFSASQFLDDIFTYGSTFWNYVGEPVHYVLAAIEKRYGGDEEVIAREVTNNPRNKLRYAVGNGAAPPDIDKFMKWLGLEDMFELYGSTEAAISTFRRKGDPRGCVGEITDPAVKILAPDGSECEPAQLGPDGKLLNYDRAVGEICRVAPDTALFQGYYDNPQANQEKYRDGVYHSGDLGHILIVNGRRYLYFDGRTDDWIRKDGENFSAAQVGRLLSEHPDIQLAVAYGVPCPISDELVMAAIKLRDGAEFDPQGFFNWCEKQVTHGSMDRKWFPDFVRIVDDFEYTQTQKVLVRNYKKVHFDLNRIPDARIYWRRRGDTTFRPFTRDDYEGLRREFAAQEKLELLDR; from the coding sequence ATGGCTGAACCATTGATGTTCGATGCACCCACATTCACTGTAAGCGCTCACATCGAAGCCCGTGCTCGTCATCCGGTAACACGGGACAAAGTATTGCTGATGCACCGAGATCGGCGTTGGACGTATCGGCAGTTTCGCAACGAAAGCGTGCGCACTGCGCATTTTTTGCTTCAGCGGCTCGGTAAAATTGACAGTGACCATCCCGGCCACGTTGCCATGTTGCTCGAAAATCACCTCGAGCTGCTCTCACTGTACGGCGGGTGCGCTTATGGTGGCCTGCTGTTGTTCGGTGTGAACACTGGGCTGCGCGGCGAGGTGTTGGCTGGAGTGTTGAATCATGCGCGGGCTCGTGTGCTGGTTGTAGACGAGAAGTTTCTTCCGGAAGTCGAACGAATTCAAAACCAGCTTCGCTATCTTGGGTCTGAAAATATCTTGGTGTTGCGCACGCAAGGCGGCGAGGTGCCTGCCACCCGGGACTATGTGGCGTGTCTCGACCGCGAGGTGGGGCCGAGCGAGCGTGAATTGGATCCGCCGGATGTCGCCGTCTCGCCGGACACGAACCTGATGGTGATTTACACTTCCGGAACCACTGGCTTGCCGAAGGGGATCTTGAACAACCATATGAAGCTTTGTGCGGTCGGCTTCGGCGTCTCTTCGAACCTCGGCCTGACGTATGAGGATGTCGGGTACGGTTGCATGCCCTTGTTCCACTCGAACTCGATGTTCGTCGGCTTTATGCCGGCGTTTTGGGTAGGGGGCAGCATGGGGTTGCGCGAGCGTTTTAGCGCGAGCCAGTTTCTCGATGATATCTTTACGTATGGCTCCACGTTCTGGAATTACGTCGGTGAGCCCGTGCATTATGTGCTGGCGGCAATCGAGAAGCGCTATGGCGGCGACGAAGAGGTGATTGCGCGGGAAGTGACCAACAATCCTCGGAACAAATTGCGCTATGCTGTGGGCAACGGAGCGGCCCCGCCAGACATCGATAAGTTCATGAAGTGGCTCGGGCTCGAAGACATGTTCGAGCTTTACGGCTCCACCGAGGCGGCCATTAGTACGTTCCGGCGAAAAGGGGATCCACGTGGGTGCGTAGGTGAGATTACCGATCCGGCCGTGAAGATCTTGGCGCCAGACGGTAGCGAGTGCGAGCCAGCGCAATTGGGCCCCGACGGGAAGCTCCTCAACTACGACCGAGCTGTGGGAGAAATTTGCCGCGTGGCGCCGGATACTGCGCTGTTCCAAGGTTACTACGACAATCCGCAGGCCAACCAGGAAAAGTACCGCGACGGGGTGTACCACTCCGGCGACTTGGGCCACATACTGATCGTCAATGGGCGGCGGTACTTGTACTTCGATGGCAGGACGGATGACTGGATTCGCAAAGACGGGGAAAATTTCTCGGCCGCGCAAGTAGGCCGCTTGCTGAGCGAGCACCCGGACATCCAACTTGCTGTCGCCTATGGCGTACCTTGCCCAATTTCCGACGAGTTGGTGATGGCGGCAATCAAGCTGCGCGATGGAGCGGAATTCGATCCGCAGGGTTTCTTCAATTGGTGCGAGAAACAGGTCACGCACGGCAGCATGGATCGGAAATGGTTCCCGGACTTTGTCCGGATTGTCGACGATTTTGAATACACGCAGACGCAGAAGGTGTTGGTGCGAAACTACAAGAAGGTTCACTTCGATCTCAATCGCATTCCTGATGCGCGCATTTACTGGCGCCGCCGGGGCGATACGACGTTCCGGCCATTTACTCGCGACGACTACGAGGGCTTACGGCGCGAGTTTGCGGCTCAGGAGAAACTGGAACTGCTCGATCGTTAA
- a CDS encoding DUF2804 domain-containing protein yields the protein MRFLCDDRGGVRYGRFEEPVEEIDYRRCRLIDEYDRPAGRWRRYFGFKQFEFLGGVSEQVVFGCALVNVRYAASAFLYVYWPRQKLLDEFSFVRPLALGVTMDQRPEDGLAEFASGGARIRFSAGRLPRSRQLIADLPGRLVIEAEWDEESPPTKPMRICTRSGAAGWVFARKTAGQQVRGTLETKNGRVDLASVGTLGHRDWSAGYMRRETHWLWGCLAGRANTGEAIGLNISCGVNETSFTENCFWVDGQREDLWLVHFDFERTNFMRPWRMTSNDGRCQLSFQPEACHRERMRLGILGLNFCQLIGRYSGELMRANGDTLHLERQLGYAEWQYAKW from the coding sequence ATGCGCTTTCTCTGTGATGACCGCGGTGGGGTTCGTTACGGCCGCTTTGAAGAGCCGGTGGAGGAAATCGACTATCGCCGCTGCCGGTTGATCGATGAGTACGATCGCCCCGCTGGACGGTGGCGCCGTTACTTTGGCTTTAAGCAATTCGAATTCCTCGGCGGGGTCAGCGAACAGGTCGTCTTTGGCTGCGCCCTAGTGAATGTGCGTTACGCTGCTTCGGCATTCTTGTATGTATATTGGCCGAGACAAAAGCTCCTCGACGAATTCAGTTTCGTGCGTCCGCTGGCCCTGGGTGTGACCATGGACCAACGCCCCGAGGACGGCCTTGCGGAGTTTGCGAGCGGCGGGGCCAGAATTCGTTTCTCTGCGGGTCGGCTTCCGCGAAGCCGGCAACTGATCGCGGACCTGCCCGGCCGCCTGGTTATCGAGGCCGAGTGGGACGAAGAGAGCCCGCCCACTAAGCCGATGCGCATTTGCACGCGTTCGGGCGCGGCCGGCTGGGTGTTCGCGCGCAAGACTGCGGGTCAGCAAGTACGCGGCACCTTGGAGACCAAAAATGGTCGCGTCGACCTGGCTAGTGTGGGCACGCTCGGTCATCGCGATTGGAGCGCCGGCTACATGCGCCGGGAAACGCATTGGCTATGGGGGTGTTTGGCTGGACGTGCCAACACGGGGGAGGCGATTGGACTCAACATCTCGTGCGGCGTGAACGAAACGAGCTTTACCGAGAACTGTTTCTGGGTCGACGGCCAGCGGGAGGACCTGTGGTTGGTGCACTTCGACTTCGAGCGCACCAATTTCATGCGACCTTGGCGAATGACATCCAACGATGGCCGTTGCCAACTGTCGTTCCAACCCGAGGCATGCCATCGCGAGCGCATGCGTTTGGGGATACTCGGCCTGAACTTTTGCCAACTGATCGGCCGGTACAGCGGGGAGTTAATGCGGGCAAATGGCGACACGCTGCACCTGGAGCGCCAACTCGGATATGCCGAGTGGCAGTATGCTAAGTGGTGA
- a CDS encoding nuclear transport factor 2 family protein, translated as MRASQEIVVAFCEAWRERNIDRLLEFFHPDAVYHNMPLPPLQGLDAIRATLETFVGPAESIEFEILHLASKDNVVFTERIDRFRFLGKDVELPVAGVFEIENGKIRAWRDYFDMQTWLRQTAPDSTGNQ; from the coding sequence ATGCGCGCGAGCCAAGAAATTGTCGTCGCCTTTTGTGAAGCGTGGCGGGAGCGGAACATCGATCGTCTGCTGGAGTTCTTCCACCCAGACGCGGTCTACCACAACATGCCGCTGCCACCCTTACAGGGCTTAGATGCAATCCGAGCCACCCTCGAGACTTTTGTCGGCCCCGCGGAGTCCATCGAATTCGAGATTCTGCACCTCGCCAGCAAGGACAATGTCGTCTTCACCGAGCGGATCGACCGCTTTCGCTTCCTCGGCAAAGACGTGGAGTTGCCGGTTGCCGGGGTCTTCGAAATCGAAAACGGGAAGATCCGGGCGTGGCGGGACTACTTCGATATGCAAACGTGGCTCCGACAAACCGCGCCGGACTCCACCGGAAACCAATGA
- a CDS encoding energy transducer TonB, with amino-acid sequence MNLACKGPPELFGFPRHRWLDYGPWLAAAMVSHAILVWALSHIPVQVLPLVGEPPLRVTIVGLRSGGGAPPGGPAAEHREEAGMGAMRSSPDAGEQPPADPAPQRNHQPKVRRPAPARNQRAKVAEANTERSATRSVVPNKAEDDLGSHLGASEGSGGAGANAAGGKGEGNGGSGAAGGMGGRGGVAGTGVGDARAYCLRCPPPVYPVMARQRNWSGVVRVWLELAGDGTVRTARVEQSSGHEVLDREALAAAKNSRFRLPADASGRTTSGVIEYRFELVE; translated from the coding sequence ATGAATCTTGCGTGCAAGGGGCCGCCTGAGTTGTTCGGGTTTCCGCGGCACCGGTGGCTGGATTACGGGCCGTGGCTTGCGGCCGCGATGGTCTCGCACGCAATACTGGTGTGGGCCTTGTCGCACATACCTGTGCAGGTGTTGCCGTTGGTGGGCGAGCCACCATTGCGGGTGACCATTGTCGGGCTGCGTTCCGGTGGAGGCGCGCCCCCCGGAGGGCCCGCTGCGGAACATCGAGAAGAAGCTGGTATGGGAGCAATGCGGTCGTCGCCCGACGCGGGTGAACAACCGCCTGCAGATCCGGCGCCTCAGCGAAATCACCAACCGAAGGTTCGAAGGCCGGCGCCAGCGCGCAACCAAAGGGCGAAGGTAGCCGAGGCAAACACGGAGCGGAGCGCAACCCGTTCGGTGGTCCCGAACAAAGCCGAGGACGACCTGGGTTCCCACTTGGGGGCGAGCGAAGGGTCGGGCGGTGCTGGCGCGAATGCTGCGGGAGGCAAGGGGGAAGGAAACGGCGGCAGTGGTGCAGCCGGGGGAATGGGGGGGCGAGGCGGAGTCGCTGGGACCGGAGTGGGCGATGCCCGTGCGTACTGCCTGCGTTGTCCGCCGCCTGTGTACCCCGTGATGGCGCGGCAGCGCAATTGGAGTGGAGTGGTGCGCGTGTGGCTGGAGCTAGCGGGAGACGGAACGGTGCGCACAGCGCGGGTGGAACAGTCGTCCGGGCATGAGGTTCTTGATCGGGAGGCACTGGCTGCGGCAAAGAACAGCCGATTTCGCTTACCCGCAGACGCGTCGGGCCGCACGACCAGCGGGGTCATCGAGTACCGCTTCGAACTCGTGGAGTAA
- a CDS encoding valine--tRNA ligase — protein sequence MKELPKTYDPSQVEDKWYAFWEQQGYFWAEEDQPGPRFSIVIPPPNVTGVLTMGHVLNNTLQDILVRYKRMDGFVTLWLPGTDHAGIATQNAVEKQLAKEGLDRHRLGREAFLQRVWEWKEKYGRTILLQLRKLGASCDWRRERFTMDPGLSAAVREVFVRLYEKGLIYRGQRIIHWCVRCHTALSDEEAITVEGGEAGSLWHIRYPAEDGGEGVVVATTRPETMLGDVAVAVHPDDVRYRHLIGKRVVLPLLERPIPVIADPAVDPSFGTGAVKVTPAHDAADFEIAQRQNLPPLVVMDTEGKINENGGPYRGLERFAARRKIVADLSERGLLVKEEPYRVPVRRCERCQTVIEPYLSTQWFVRMKPLAGPAIEAVRSGKLRLIPERWVGVYLHWLENIRDWCISRQLWWGHRIPVWYCAQCGKETVARTDPTACAHCRSTEIVQDPDVLDTWFSSWLWPFSTMGWPERTRTLERFYPTDVLVTGADIIFFWVARMVMAGCEFMGEVPFRTVYFNSIVRDLQGRKMSKSLGNSPDPLEVIQEFGADALRYTIVALAPPGEDVRYAKEKTDLGRHFANKIWNAARFVLRQVKPGEQVAPLAAYRSQEFAVADRWILSRLQQVIENTRSALDQFRFNDAALGIYQFLWHEYCDWYIEMAKLPLSNTGSAEARRTCSVLVAVLDQALRLLHPIMPFVTEEVWQHLPVERPAASIMVAPFPRADQAWRDSAAEECVAQILAAVRGVRNLRADLGLPPGQALTVRLPASVSPEMEALLRAYLKVLARAERIERMEKGEHPVGEPSVMVDGLGELFLPVRGLVDTAEVRQRLERELGKLRKDLELVESKLAREDFVARAPREIVEKEREKATALRQRAENLRRHLEALA from the coding sequence ATGAAGGAGCTCCCGAAAACCTATGACCCCTCGCAAGTCGAGGACAAGTGGTACGCCTTCTGGGAACAACAGGGATACTTTTGGGCTGAGGAAGACCAGCCGGGCCCGCGTTTTAGCATCGTAATCCCACCGCCGAACGTCACCGGTGTGCTCACGATGGGGCACGTCCTGAACAACACCTTGCAAGACATTTTGGTGCGCTACAAGCGCATGGATGGCTTCGTGACCCTGTGGCTTCCGGGAACGGACCATGCCGGAATTGCCACACAGAACGCGGTTGAAAAGCAACTCGCGAAGGAGGGGTTGGATCGGCATCGCCTCGGCCGCGAGGCATTTTTACAGCGCGTTTGGGAGTGGAAGGAAAAATATGGCCGCACCATTTTGCTTCAGCTCCGCAAGCTCGGCGCTTCGTGCGACTGGCGGCGAGAGCGGTTCACCATGGACCCTGGGCTCTCTGCTGCCGTGCGCGAGGTGTTCGTGCGCTTGTACGAAAAAGGGCTCATTTACCGCGGCCAGCGAATCATCCACTGGTGCGTTCGTTGCCACACCGCGCTGTCTGACGAAGAGGCGATTACCGTAGAGGGTGGCGAAGCTGGCTCGCTGTGGCACATCCGCTACCCAGCCGAAGATGGCGGGGAGGGTGTGGTGGTGGCCACGACGCGTCCGGAGACCATGCTCGGCGACGTGGCGGTTGCCGTTCACCCTGACGATGTCCGTTACCGGCACCTCATCGGAAAGCGGGTGGTGCTGCCATTGCTGGAGCGGCCCATTCCCGTGATTGCCGATCCGGCGGTGGATCCGAGCTTCGGCACCGGTGCAGTGAAGGTAACCCCGGCGCACGATGCCGCCGATTTCGAGATTGCGCAGCGCCAGAATTTGCCGCCGTTGGTGGTGATGGATACCGAGGGCAAGATCAACGAGAACGGAGGCCCCTACCGAGGCTTGGAGCGCTTCGCGGCGCGGCGGAAAATCGTGGCCGACCTCAGCGAGCGCGGCTTGCTGGTGAAGGAGGAGCCGTACCGTGTGCCGGTGCGGCGCTGCGAGCGCTGCCAGACGGTGATCGAGCCATATCTATCGACTCAATGGTTCGTGCGCATGAAACCCTTGGCGGGGCCGGCGATCGAAGCGGTGCGGTCGGGCAAGCTGAGGCTCATTCCGGAACGTTGGGTTGGAGTGTACCTCCATTGGTTGGAAAACATCCGTGATTGGTGCATCAGCCGCCAGCTTTGGTGGGGGCACCGAATCCCGGTTTGGTATTGCGCCCAATGCGGCAAGGAGACGGTCGCCCGCACGGACCCGACTGCCTGCGCTCACTGTCGCTCGACGGAGATCGTACAAGATCCCGACGTGCTCGACACTTGGTTTAGTTCTTGGCTGTGGCCGTTTTCGACCATGGGTTGGCCGGAGCGCACGCGGACTCTGGAGCGCTTCTATCCCACGGATGTTCTCGTGACGGGAGCAGACATCATCTTTTTCTGGGTGGCCCGGATGGTCATGGCAGGGTGCGAGTTCATGGGGGAGGTGCCCTTCCGCACGGTGTACTTCAACAGCATCGTGCGCGACCTGCAGGGCCGTAAGATGTCGAAGTCGCTGGGCAATTCCCCAGACCCCTTGGAGGTGATTCAGGAGTTCGGTGCCGATGCGCTGCGCTACACGATCGTGGCTCTGGCGCCTCCCGGTGAGGATGTCCGCTATGCAAAGGAGAAAACCGACCTCGGGCGGCACTTCGCCAATAAGATCTGGAACGCCGCGCGCTTCGTGTTGCGACAGGTGAAGCCGGGGGAGCAGGTGGCTCCGCTTGCGGCCTACCGCTCGCAGGAATTTGCGGTTGCAGACCGTTGGATTCTCTCCCGCCTGCAACAAGTGATCGAAAACACGCGGAGCGCTCTCGATCAGTTCCGCTTCAACGATGCCGCATTAGGAATCTACCAGTTTCTCTGGCACGAGTACTGCGATTGGTACATCGAAATGGCCAAGCTGCCGCTTTCCAACACTGGCTCCGCAGAAGCTCGGCGTACGTGCTCGGTATTGGTGGCGGTGTTGGATCAGGCGTTGCGGCTCCTGCACCCGATCATGCCGTTTGTCACAGAGGAGGTCTGGCAGCATTTGCCGGTCGAGCGACCAGCGGCCAGTATCATGGTGGCGCCATTCCCGCGGGCGGATCAGGCTTGGCGAGATTCTGCCGCCGAGGAGTGCGTTGCGCAAATCCTTGCGGCGGTACGCGGCGTGCGAAATTTGCGTGCGGACCTGGGTCTACCTCCCGGGCAAGCCCTGACGGTACGCCTTCCTGCAAGCGTGTCGCCCGAGATGGAAGCCCTGTTGCGTGCGTATCTCAAAGTGCTGGCACGGGCAGAACGCATCGAACGCATGGAGAAGGGTGAGCACCCAGTGGGGGAACCTTCGGTCATGGTCGATGGGCTCGGCGAGCTATTTCTCCCGGTGCGCGGCCTTGTGGATACCGCCGAGGTGCGGCAGCGCTTGGAACGGGAACTCGGGAAATTGAGAAAAGATTTAGAGCTCGTCGAAAGTAAGTTAGCTCGGGAGGATTTCGTTGCCCGGGCACCGCGCGAAATCGTCGAGAAGGAGCGCGAGAAAGCAACAGCGCTGCGCCAGCGCGCGGAGAATTTGCGGCGGCACCTCGAAGCGCTCGCTTGA
- a CDS encoding LLM class flavin-dependent oxidoreductase: MAIVVMRFDLRVPPFATTDHARQYAACLEMCRWADELGLDMCVLSEHHGVEDGFLPAPLTLAAAIAGATKRLPINVAALLVPLHDPIRLAEELAVLDLVSSGRVSVVAGLGYRPEEFAMAGVDRAQRGKLLEEGIQVLRQAWTGEPFEFRGRTVRVTPKPANPITIFLGGSTPAAARRAARLRTAFLPAIADPQLATIYQEECVRVGFDQGFVMMPGGPGFVHVSQDPERDWERIGPHALYDATTYAAWQTPDQRSQVHVHGSTLEDVRRSGVYQVLTPEECVALAREQGRLVLHPLMGGIAPELAWESLRLFEREVWPRIR; encoded by the coding sequence ATGGCGATCGTCGTCATGCGCTTTGACTTGCGGGTGCCGCCCTTTGCGACCACGGATCACGCCCGGCAATACGCGGCTTGTCTGGAGATGTGCCGTTGGGCGGATGAATTGGGGCTCGACATGTGCGTATTGTCCGAGCACCACGGAGTGGAAGATGGCTTCTTGCCAGCGCCGCTCACATTAGCAGCAGCCATCGCGGGCGCGACGAAACGGTTGCCGATCAATGTTGCCGCACTGTTGGTGCCGCTGCATGATCCGATTCGCTTGGCTGAAGAGTTGGCCGTGTTGGATCTCGTAAGCAGCGGACGAGTCAGCGTGGTTGCTGGCCTTGGTTACCGGCCGGAGGAGTTCGCCATGGCTGGAGTGGATCGCGCCCAGCGGGGCAAGCTGCTGGAAGAAGGGATCCAGGTGTTGCGTCAAGCGTGGACGGGTGAACCCTTCGAGTTCCGCGGCCGCACGGTGCGCGTGACACCTAAGCCCGCCAATCCCATTACGATCTTCTTGGGTGGCTCCACGCCTGCAGCGGCGCGCCGGGCGGCGCGGCTGCGGACGGCGTTTCTCCCCGCCATCGCGGATCCCCAACTGGCGACGATCTACCAAGAGGAATGTGTGCGCGTGGGTTTCGACCAAGGTTTCGTGATGATGCCAGGAGGGCCGGGGTTCGTACATGTTTCGCAGGATCCAGAGCGGGATTGGGAGCGCATCGGACCGCACGCGTTGTACGACGCCACAACCTACGCTGCGTGGCAAACGCCGGATCAGCGCTCGCAGGTGCATGTGCACGGGAGTACGCTCGAAGATGTTCGTCGCTCCGGGGTTTACCAGGTGCTCACCCCGGAAGAGTGCGTGGCGCTTGCACGGGAGCAAGGGCGGCTGGTGTTGCACCCGCTGATGGGAGGGATTGCGCCGGAGTTAGCCTGGGAGAGCCTACGCTTGTTCGAACGCGAAGTGTGGCCGCGGATCCGTTAA